One Sediminicola sp. YIK13 DNA segment encodes these proteins:
- a CDS encoding acetylornithine carbamoyltransferase — protein sequence MLHYLSLKDIDSLPNWVEEARSLKTNPKHHKGLGKDKTLGLLFFNNSLRTRLSTQKAAMNLGMEVIVMNFGSEGWALEYGDGTIMDQGSSEHVKEAAQVISQYCDIIGIRAFASLTDKEEDEAELVLESFKKYATVPILNMESSVGHPLQALADAITLAENNTKSKPKIVLSWAPHPRALPHAVANSFVEMMQRQEADFVITHPKGYELSENITKGCTIEYDQEKALENADFVYVKNWSSYTNYGQVINKDTNWTITLKKLGQAKFMHCLPVRRNVVVADEVLDSSQSLVIEQANNRTYAAQIALKKILESLS from the coding sequence ATGTTACATTACCTATCCTTAAAAGATATTGATTCCTTGCCCAATTGGGTAGAAGAAGCGAGATCCCTGAAAACAAATCCAAAACATCATAAAGGCTTGGGAAAAGATAAAACCTTAGGGTTACTATTTTTCAATAACAGCCTAAGGACACGTTTGAGCACACAAAAAGCTGCTATGAATTTGGGAATGGAGGTTATTGTCATGAATTTTGGCAGTGAAGGTTGGGCTTTGGAATATGGAGATGGTACTATTATGGACCAAGGTTCCTCGGAACATGTTAAAGAAGCCGCCCAGGTTATTTCCCAATACTGTGATATCATCGGGATAAGAGCTTTTGCCTCCCTTACCGATAAAGAAGAAGACGAAGCCGAACTAGTCCTGGAATCATTTAAAAAATATGCCACAGTACCCATTCTAAATATGGAAAGCTCTGTAGGTCATCCTTTACAGGCCCTGGCAGATGCCATAACATTGGCGGAGAACAATACCAAGTCCAAACCAAAAATTGTTCTTTCCTGGGCCCCTCATCCCAGGGCCCTGCCCCATGCGGTGGCCAATTCCTTTGTAGAAATGATGCAACGCCAAGAGGCAGATTTTGTGATCACACATCCTAAGGGGTATGAGCTGAGTGAAAATATCACAAAAGGTTGCACTATTGAGTACGATCAGGAGAAAGCCCTGGAAAATGCCGATTTTGTGTATGTAAAAAACTGGAGCAGCTATACCAATTATGGGCAAGTAATCAACAAGGATACCAACTGGACCATCACCTTAAAAAAATTGGGACAGGCTAAATTTATGCATTGTCTTCCCGTACGTAGAAATGTGGTGGTTGCAGACGAGGTGTTGGACAGTAGCCAATCCTTGGTCATTGAACAGGCAAACAACAGAACCTATGCGGCACAAATAGCCCTAAAGAAAATATTGGAAAGCCTATCTTAA
- the argB gene encoding acetylglutamate kinase has translation MKQKLSIIKIGGNVIEDENQLAKFLSSFSKMEGFKILVHGGGKLATQLAEKLGIQSQLVGGRRITDEESLKVITMVYGGLTNKNIVAQLQANNCNAIGLSGADGNTIQAHKRPVKTIDYGYAGDVDGINATTINALLTSGLVPVFCAITHNGKGQLLNTNADTIASEIAIGMSGLYETTLYYCFEKKGVLMDVAEENSVVKHINSQSYQELLDQNIIADGMLPKLENCFHALNKKVHKVCIGDISMLQPTKALYTTITL, from the coding sequence ATGAAACAAAAATTATCCATAATCAAAATAGGGGGCAACGTTATAGAAGATGAAAATCAGCTAGCCAAGTTTCTCAGCTCTTTTTCTAAAATGGAGGGTTTTAAAATCCTGGTACATGGTGGCGGAAAGCTCGCCACTCAATTGGCCGAAAAACTTGGAATACAGTCGCAATTGGTAGGCGGAAGACGAATCACGGACGAAGAAAGTTTAAAAGTAATCACCATGGTATATGGCGGCCTGACCAATAAGAATATTGTGGCCCAATTACAGGCCAACAATTGCAATGCCATAGGACTTAGTGGTGCCGATGGCAATACCATTCAAGCCCATAAACGTCCGGTTAAAACCATAGATTACGGCTATGCTGGTGATGTAGACGGTATTAACGCCACCACTATAAATGCACTTCTTACCTCTGGACTTGTACCTGTTTTTTGTGCTATTACCCATAATGGGAAAGGACAATTATTGAACACAAATGCAGATACCATCGCTTCTGAAATAGCTATTGGCATGAGTGGGCTCTATGAAACAACCTTGTACTACTGTTTTGAAAAAAAGGGTGTCTTGATGGATGTTGCGGAAGAAAATTCCGTCGTCAAACATATAAATAGTCAATCGTACCAGGAGCTTTTAGATCAAAACATAATTGCAGATGGCATGCTTCCGAAATTGGAGAATTGCTTTCACGCATTAAACAAAAAGGTCCACAAGGTGTGCATAGGGGATATTTCCATGTTACAACCTACAAAGGCCCTATATACAACCATTACTTTATGA
- a CDS encoding M20 family metallo-hydrolase, whose protein sequence is MTLDQKHLTTKAIALLKQLISIQSFSSEEDKTADAIEAWFESFDIPFKREKNNVYAFNKYYDESKPTLLLNSHHDTVKPNSAYTKDPFHPHIEDGKLYGLGSNDAGGCLVSLIATFTSFYEAKDLNHNIIIVASAEEESSGPNGLNSMLLILPHIDVAIVGEPTLMNLAIAEKGLVVFDAEVKGTPSHAAHPNNDNSIYNTIEVLKWFQTFSFEKVSEALGEVKLTVTQINAGSQHNVVPAKVDLVVDVRVNDRYSNKEIADILAKEAPCQIKPRSLRLNSSSIDKNHPLVQSGINLGRSTYGSPTLSDQAALSCQSLKLGPGDSTRSHSADEYIYVREIEEGIDLYIKIVDGFLH, encoded by the coding sequence ATGACCTTAGATCAAAAACATCTTACAACAAAAGCAATTGCATTATTAAAGCAGTTGATCTCCATACAATCCTTTTCTTCGGAAGAGGATAAAACCGCTGATGCCATTGAAGCTTGGTTTGAGTCGTTTGATATTCCTTTTAAAAGGGAAAAGAACAATGTATACGCTTTCAATAAATATTATGACGAAAGTAAGCCTACATTATTGCTCAACTCCCATCACGATACGGTAAAGCCAAATTCGGCCTATACCAAAGATCCCTTTCACCCTCATATTGAAGACGGAAAATTATATGGATTGGGAAGCAATGATGCAGGAGGTTGTTTGGTATCCTTGATAGCTACCTTTACCAGTTTTTATGAGGCCAAAGACCTCAACCACAACATTATTATAGTTGCATCAGCTGAAGAAGAGAGTTCTGGCCCTAACGGCCTTAACAGCATGCTCCTGATCTTGCCACATATAGATGTTGCCATTGTAGGAGAACCAACCTTGATGAACCTTGCCATTGCCGAAAAAGGATTGGTAGTTTTTGATGCCGAAGTAAAAGGAACCCCTTCCCATGCGGCACACCCGAACAATGATAATTCAATTTACAATACCATTGAAGTACTGAAGTGGTTTCAGACCTTTTCCTTTGAAAAGGTTTCCGAAGCCCTGGGGGAGGTGAAGCTAACAGTTACCCAGATTAACGCGGGCAGCCAACACAATGTAGTTCCCGCCAAGGTAGACCTGGTTGTGGATGTGCGGGTAAATGACCGTTATAGCAACAAAGAGATCGCCGATATCTTGGCCAAGGAAGCCCCTTGCCAAATAAAACCTCGATCTTTAAGACTTAATTCATCTTCGATTGACAAAAATCACCCCTTGGTGCAATCGGGGATCAATTTGGGAAGGAGCACATATGGCTCCCCTACCCTTTCGGACCAGGCGGCATTGAGCTGTCAGTCCTTAAAATTAGGACCTGGGGACAGTACAAGATCCCATTCTGCAGATGAATATATTTACGTAAGGGAAATCGAGGAAGGCATAGATTTGTATATTAAAATTGTAGACGGATTCCTGCACTGA
- the argH gene encoding argininosuccinate lyase produces the protein MKLWDKGFSTDKKIDHFTVGNDRELDLVLAKYDVIASKAHAKMLGKIGLLTKEETQALCAELDQITKSIKEGKFIIEDSFEDMHSKIEYVLTDKLGDTGKKIHTARSRNDQVLVAMHLYLKNELSEIKEMTQSLFDLLLKLADQHKEVLLPGYTHLQIAMPSSFGLWFSAYAESLVDDLYFIDAAYKVADQNPLGSAAGYGSSFPIDRSFTTEEMGFGTMKYNVVAAQMGRGKVEKATAFGMSSIAATLSKMAMDICLYMSQNFNFISFPDELTTGSSIMPHKKNPDVFELVRGKCNKLQAVPNQLILITNNLPSGYHRDLQLVKEVIVPAIQDLKACLEILTFSLKEIKVNKGILEDPKYDYLFSVDTLNELVLGGMPFRDAYKKMGMEINAGNFTPKRDIKHTHEGSLGNLCLEEIRNKMK, from the coding sequence ATGAAACTCTGGGACAAAGGATTTAGCACGGATAAAAAAATTGATCATTTCACGGTAGGGAATGATAGGGAACTCGATTTGGTTTTGGCTAAATACGATGTCATCGCATCTAAGGCACATGCCAAAATGCTGGGCAAAATTGGATTGTTGACCAAGGAGGAAACCCAGGCCTTGTGTGCCGAATTGGATCAAATTACCAAATCCATAAAAGAGGGCAAATTTATTATAGAGGACTCCTTTGAGGATATGCATTCCAAAATAGAATATGTGCTTACCGATAAGCTGGGAGATACGGGTAAAAAGATCCACACGGCCAGATCTAGAAATGATCAGGTCTTGGTGGCCATGCACCTCTATTTAAAAAATGAGCTTTCTGAAATAAAAGAAATGACACAATCGTTGTTCGATCTACTTTTAAAGTTGGCCGACCAGCACAAGGAAGTGTTACTCCCCGGATATACCCATTTACAGATAGCCATGCCTTCTTCGTTCGGACTATGGTTTTCTGCCTATGCAGAGAGTCTGGTGGACGACCTATATTTCATTGACGCTGCCTATAAGGTAGCAGACCAAAACCCCTTAGGGAGCGCGGCAGGCTATGGAAGCTCCTTTCCCATAGACAGAAGTTTCACTACTGAGGAAATGGGATTTGGAACTATGAAATACAACGTAGTTGCTGCCCAAATGGGACGGGGAAAGGTAGAAAAGGCGACGGCTTTTGGGATGAGCAGTATAGCCGCCACGCTATCTAAAATGGCAATGGACATCTGTTTATATATGAGCCAGAACTTTAATTTCATCTCCTTTCCCGATGAGCTTACCACAGGTTCTAGCATAATGCCCCATAAAAAGAATCCAGATGTTTTTGAATTGGTAAGAGGTAAATGCAATAAACTTCAGGCTGTACCCAATCAACTGATTTTAATCACCAATAATTTACCCAGTGGGTACCATAGGGATCTACAATTGGTAAAAGAGGTCATTGTCCCCGCCATACAGGATTTAAAAGCGTGTCTGGAAATACTGACTTTCAGTTTAAAGGAAATTAAGGTAAACAAGGGCATTTTGGAGGACCCAAAATACGATTACCTATTTAGTGTGGATACCTTGAACGAACTGGTATTGGGCGGAATGCCGTTCAGGGATGCCTATAAGAAGATGGGAATGGAAATCAATGCAGGAAATTTTACGCCTAAACGAGATATTAAACATACCCATGAAGGAAGTTTGGGCAATCTGTGTTTGGAGGAGATCAGAAATAAAATGAAGTAA
- a CDS encoding pseudouridine synthase → MGRSDDNRDGKASGRGEGFKKKSFARGNAPIKRKSEGDKKPSDPNVIRLNKYVANSGVCSRRDADIYIASGNVTVNGKPITEMGYKVKLTDVVKFDGRLLSPEKKEYVLLNKPKDFVTIATDSRGRRSAMQLVLNASKSKISPIGRLDKDDTGLILFTNDGEMAKRLARPQNGLRKIYHVVLDKNLKFEDLKAIEEGVTIEESVIRVAEISYIENAPKREVGIEIHSTRNKAVQRIFQHLGYEVEKLDRVVYAGLTKKDLPRGHWRYLTEQEVINLGMIK, encoded by the coding sequence ATGGGAAGGTCAGATGACAATAGAGATGGGAAAGCTTCAGGAAGAGGAGAAGGTTTTAAGAAAAAGAGCTTTGCTAGGGGAAATGCACCTATAAAAAGAAAATCCGAAGGGGACAAGAAACCTTCTGATCCCAATGTAATTCGTTTAAACAAATACGTGGCCAATTCAGGGGTGTGTTCCAGAAGGGATGCTGATATTTATATAGCCTCAGGAAATGTTACCGTAAATGGAAAGCCGATTACTGAAATGGGCTATAAGGTAAAGCTTACCGACGTGGTAAAGTTTGATGGAAGATTGTTGAGCCCAGAGAAAAAGGAATATGTGCTTTTGAACAAGCCCAAAGACTTTGTGACCATAGCTACTGATTCAAGAGGGAGACGTTCAGCAATGCAATTGGTTTTGAATGCCTCTAAATCAAAAATATCACCTATCGGACGTTTGGATAAGGATGATACCGGTTTGATCCTTTTTACCAATGATGGTGAAATGGCAAAACGTTTGGCCCGCCCACAAAACGGGTTGAGGAAGATTTACCATGTGGTACTTGATAAAAATCTGAAGTTCGAGGACCTAAAGGCCATTGAAGAGGGAGTAACTATTGAGGAAAGTGTCATCAGGGTTGCTGAAATAAGTTACATAGAGAATGCCCCCAAACGCGAAGTAGGGATAGAGATACACAGTACCCGTAATAAGGCTGTTCAGAGAATATTTCAACACTTGGGTTATGAAGTGGAAAAGTTGGACCGTGTGGTCTATGCCGGACTTACTAAGAAAGATTTGCCCAGAGGACATTGGAGATACCTTACTGAGCAGGAAGTGATTAACTTGGGGATGATCAAATAG
- a CDS encoding geranylgeranylglycerol-phosphate geranylgeranyltransferase encodes MLSRKNKLLLLKFLSLVSVVRGYNILMIVLAQYLASIYILAPDLPLRRVILDINLFVLVTASALVIAGGYIINNFYDAEKDLINKPRKTMLDRLVSQRTKLSTYFVLNFLAVFLASYVSFKAVVFFSAYIFGIWFYSHKLKKVAFVGNIVSAILAITPFFIVFVHYKNFEAQIFVHAIFLFLLILAREMIKDMENMAGDLAQNYKTIPILYGEVFSKTGISLLIALTLVPSFLLITSFDVGYMYVYFILAIVLLLLFLVLLWKSKSKKHYVWLHNILKLIIIVGVFSILLIDVQLVLNRIL; translated from the coding sequence ATGCTTAGTAGAAAGAACAAGCTCCTTTTATTAAAGTTCTTGAGCCTTGTTTCCGTCGTACGGGGTTACAATATTCTAATGATTGTATTGGCCCAATATTTAGCTTCTATATATATTTTGGCCCCAGATCTACCCCTTAGAAGGGTTATTCTCGATATCAATCTGTTTGTTTTGGTCACTGCTTCCGCCTTGGTTATTGCGGGTGGTTATATCATCAATAACTTTTATGATGCCGAAAAAGATCTGATCAACAAACCCAGAAAGACGATGCTGGATCGTTTGGTCAGCCAACGCACCAAATTATCAACCTATTTTGTCCTCAATTTCTTAGCGGTATTTTTGGCAAGTTATGTTTCATTTAAGGCAGTGGTCTTTTTTTCGGCATACATTTTTGGAATCTGGTTTTACTCTCATAAACTGAAGAAAGTGGCTTTTGTTGGTAATATAGTATCGGCCATTTTAGCCATTACCCCTTTCTTTATTGTTTTTGTCCACTACAAAAATTTTGAAGCACAAATATTCGTGCATGCCATTTTTCTATTTCTACTGATTCTTGCAAGGGAAATGATCAAGGATATGGAGAATATGGCGGGGGATTTGGCCCAAAACTATAAGACCATTCCTATTTTGTATGGTGAGGTTTTTTCCAAGACAGGAATCAGCTTATTGATAGCGCTTACTTTGGTGCCCTCCTTTTTATTGATCACCTCTTTTGACGTCGGTTATATGTATGTCTATTTTATATTGGCCATTGTGTTGCTCCTGCTCTTTCTAGTGCTGTTATGGAAATCGAAGAGCAAGAAGCACTATGTTTGGCTCCATAATATCCTTAAACTAATCATCATAGTGGGTGTTTTTAGTATTTTATTGATAGATGTTCAGTTGGTCTTAAATAGAATATTGTAG